In Cydia fagiglandana chromosome 16, ilCydFagi1.1, whole genome shotgun sequence, the following are encoded in one genomic region:
- the LOC134671810 gene encoding trimeric intracellular cation channel type 1B.1 — MDPEAFLDLANQVIKLKMFPYFDIAHSLLCALSVREDLGAGAQAFSRKHPLACWLSTMLVIFAGGMVVNGLLGEPILAPLKNTPQLVIGTVTWYIVFYTPFDVGYKVAKFLPVKIVASAMKEIYRAKKVYDGVSHAGKLYPNAYIIMIIIGTLKGNGAGFTKLVERLIRGAWTPTAMETMQPSFYTKASLVASVIFVLDKKTDLISAPHALVYFGIVIFFVYFKLSSILLGIHDPFVPFENLFSALFLGGIWDSLAKLLGKGQPKEESKDVKKTN; from the exons ATGGATCCCGAAGCCTTCTTAGACCTGGCCAACCaggtcataaaactgaaaatgTTTCCGTATTTTGACATCGCACATTCACTATTATGTGCACTTTCCGTCAGAGAGGATTTGGGTGCTG GCGCACAGGCGTTCTCGCGCAAGCACCCTCTGGCGTGCTGGCTCTCCACCATGCTCGTGATATTCGCGGGCGGCATGGTCGTCAATGGTCTACTCGGAGAGCCCATCCTCGCGCCTCTCAAGAACACGCCACAACTTGTCATCGGTACAGTCACCTG GTACATAGTATTCTACACACCATTCGACGTGGGCTACAAAGTGGCCAAGTTCCTGCCCGTCAAGATCGTCGCGTCCGCCATGAAAGAGATCTACCGCGCCAAGAAAGTTTACGATGGTGTCAGCCATGCCGGCAAATTGTATCCTAACGCTTACATCATTATGATCATTATTG GAACCCTGAAGGGCAACGGAGCGGGCTTTACCAAGCTGGTGGAGAGGCTGATCCGCGGAGCCTGGACCCCGACTGCTATGGAAACCATGCAGCCTAgctt CTACACGAAGGCGTCGCTGGTGGCGTCGGTGATCTTCGTACTGGACAAAAAGACCGACCTCATCTCCGCGCCGCACGCGCTTGTCTACTTCGGCATCGTCATATTCTTCGTCTACTTCAAG CTATCCTCAATCCTGCTGGGCATCCACGATCCCTTCGTGCCATTCGAGAACCTGTTCAGCGCGCTGTTCCTCGGCGGGATCTGGGACTCCCTGGCCAAGCTGCTTGGAAAGGGCCAGCCTAAAGAGGAGAGTAAGGACGTTAAGAAGACTAACTGA